Proteins encoded together in one Candidatus Zixiibacteriota bacterium window:
- a CDS encoding NAD(+)/NADH kinase, with protein sequence MQFGLVANLKRPGAAEAIDSFIRWSHEHHEHLTLSEELRQSAADYPHFAPASELPDLVDVIVAMGGDGTILATARSVGSLGTPILGINLGSLGFLTQQTPGELVAALNDIVAGRFKIEERILLKAGIAGRPPLAMPYALNDIVLDHGGTTRVLDINLRINDEDVVSYMADGLIIATPTGSTAYNLAVGGPIVCPNMDAMIASPIAAFSLTTRPMILCGRDQLEMSITTPGRKAQLTLDGQVNIDVREGEKVTVERADFNARFVVFPENSFYKLLRRKLHWGVSPEP encoded by the coding sequence ATGCAGTTTGGCCTTGTCGCAAACCTGAAACGCCCCGGCGCCGCCGAGGCGATCGACAGTTTTATCCGCTGGTCTCACGAGCATCATGAGCACTTGACGCTGTCGGAGGAATTGCGCCAGTCGGCAGCCGACTATCCCCATTTCGCTCCTGCGAGCGAACTTCCCGACCTGGTCGATGTAATTGTGGCAATGGGGGGCGACGGAACCATTCTGGCCACGGCGCGGTCGGTAGGTTCGTTAGGGACACCTATCCTTGGCATTAACCTTGGCTCGCTCGGCTTTCTCACGCAGCAGACCCCCGGCGAGTTGGTGGCGGCGCTTAACGATATCGTGGCCGGGAGATTCAAAATTGAGGAGAGAATACTCCTCAAGGCTGGTATAGCGGGACGTCCTCCCCTGGCAATGCCATACGCGCTGAACGATATCGTGCTCGATCACGGCGGCACCACCCGCGTTTTGGATATCAATCTGAGGATCAACGACGAGGATGTAGTCTCGTATATGGCAGACGGACTCATCATCGCCACACCCACCGGTTCCACCGCTTACAACCTGGCGGTGGGTGGGCCGATTGTATGCCCCAACATGGACGCGATGATTGCGTCGCCGATCGCCGCGTTCTCGCTGACCACGCGCCCGATGATTCTATGCGGCCGAGATCAGCTCGAGATGTCGATTACCACCCCGGGGCGCAAGGCCCAGTTGACCCTGGACGGCCAGGTCAACATCGACGTACGCGAGGGTGAGAAAGTCACGGTAGAGCGCGCTGATTTCAACGCCCGGTTCGTGGTCTTCCCGGAGAACTCGTTTTACAAACTCCTCCGCCGCAAACTACACTGGGGCGTCTCCCCGGAGCCGTAA